A genomic stretch from Thermomonospora umbrina includes:
- a CDS encoding DUF6879 family protein: MLLDNEAWRKHFDSFKNSAFRLETRPVYTMPGEREPFSRFLAGEPCPPTHNEVWRERLTNYRATGRTVGRVRLVRRPFTDYIRYQFAWAYPLNVQAGEDIRILDITDRGDLDLPDQDFWAFDVMSDHPSIVRLTYRPDGTQIGRELLDNPDTEMFIRYRDTALRDAVPLGQYRV, from the coding sequence GTGCTCTTGGACAATGAGGCATGGCGAAAGCACTTCGACTCGTTCAAGAATTCTGCGTTCCGACTCGAAACAAGGCCGGTCTACACGATGCCGGGTGAGCGGGAACCGTTCAGCCGATTCCTTGCTGGGGAACCCTGCCCGCCTACGCATAACGAGGTGTGGCGGGAGCGCCTCACTAACTACCGGGCGACAGGTCGAACGGTGGGACGTGTTCGCCTTGTGCGACGTCCTTTTACGGACTACATCCGGTATCAATTCGCATGGGCCTACCCACTCAACGTTCAGGCGGGGGAGGATATTCGGATACTCGACATCACGGACAGAGGTGACCTGGACTTGCCCGATCAGGACTTCTGGGCGTTCGATGTGATGTCCGATCATCCGAGCATAGTCCGGCTGACTTACCGCCCTGACGGAACGCAGATCGGCAGAGAACTTCTCGATAACCCAGACACTGAGATGTTCATTCGTTACCGGGACACGGCATTGAGAGATGCCGTGCCCCTAGGACAGTACCGGGTCTGA
- a CDS encoding helix-turn-helix domain-containing protein, translated as MLEPDELGRRRDDLSDILRQLRKDARLTGETVARRAGMSQSKISKIETRKILPSIADVERILRAVNAPGDLVEEVTALARLANTEYQDLKASLRRGLHHKQNELATLEATSIEFRYFLPTMITGLLQTPEYMRASLSAYPGDHTLQMAKKLERQSVIYGESKQFSFLLTEAATRWELCPPRMMAAQMDRLISVSHLPNVRIGIIPMRTQVARGPLSVFTVYDDKLVTAEIFSGAIIMRDPRDVDFYLGVFSFFERHAVYDDEARVLLTSWSRDFQTRR; from the coding sequence TTGCTGGAACCAGATGAGCTGGGGCGGCGTCGTGACGATCTCTCCGATATCCTGAGGCAGCTACGCAAAGATGCGCGTCTGACTGGTGAGACTGTCGCAAGGCGCGCGGGCATGTCGCAGAGCAAGATATCCAAGATAGAGACAAGGAAAATTCTCCCCAGCATCGCGGACGTTGAACGCATTCTGCGCGCTGTCAACGCGCCCGGGGATCTTGTCGAGGAAGTCACGGCGCTCGCTCGCCTGGCCAACACTGAATACCAGGATCTAAAAGCATCTCTAAGGAGAGGGCTTCACCACAAGCAAAACGAGTTGGCCACACTAGAGGCCACCTCGATAGAGTTCCGGTACTTCCTACCCACCATGATTACCGGCCTGTTGCAGACGCCTGAATATATGCGAGCCTCTCTGTCGGCCTACCCTGGCGATCACACCCTACAGATGGCCAAGAAGCTAGAGCGGCAATCTGTGATCTATGGCGAGTCCAAGCAATTTAGTTTCTTGCTGACCGAAGCTGCAACGCGCTGGGAGTTGTGTCCACCTCGAATGATGGCAGCCCAGATGGACCGCCTTATATCGGTGTCACACTTGCCTAATGTGCGGATAGGCATCATCCCCATGCGGACTCAGGTGGCGCGAGGTCCGCTAAGTGTATTTACGGTCTACGACGACAAGCTAGTGACCGCTGAGATATTTTCAGGCGCAATCATTATGCGCGATCCAAGAGATGTTGATTTCTATCTCGGGGTCTTCTCGTTCTTTGAACGGCACGCGGTCTATGACGATGAGGCTAGAGTGCTGCTCACATCTTGGAGCAGGGACTTTCAGACCCGAAGGTGA
- a CDS encoding DUF397 domain-containing protein, whose amino-acid sequence MRHSPAPAHNFPGGKAKVKPLDFRKSSRCEELNQDGCVELAGTPDGVAVRDSTDPDGPVLLVGGVAWRRLMAELHRPPGR is encoded by the coding sequence ATGCGGCATTCGCCTGCGCCTGCCCACAACTTCCCGGGAGGGAAAGCAAAGGTGAAACCCTTGGACTTTAGGAAGTCCTCACGATGCGAGGAACTGAACCAAGACGGGTGTGTCGAGTTGGCAGGGACTCCCGATGGCGTTGCCGTCAGGGACTCGACGGACCCTGACGGCCCTGTGCTCTTGGTGGGTGGTGTTGCCTGGCGACGCCTCATGGCAGAGCTGCACAGGCCCCCAGGCCGGTAG